A region of Campylobacter armoricus DNA encodes the following proteins:
- a CDS encoding class II 3-deoxy-7-phosphoheptulonate synthase translates to MKWTKNSWKSYKIQQQPQYPNENELQEVVKKLEKLPPLVFAGEVDKLKKSLAKVTNSQAFLLQGGDCAESFVNFGADNIRDMFKVMLQMAIVLTFAGSCPIVKVGRVAGQFAKPRSSNFEEINGVKLPSYRGDIINGFEFNEKSRIADPKRMLEAYYQSATTLNLLRAFSRGGLADLRVVHKWNLGFLKKAELGKKYDELSEKITQALAFMQACGITDTPNLSQTAFYTSHEALLLPYEEALTRVDSLSGEIYDCSAHMLWIGERTRNADEAHVHFLSGVKNPLGVKISANYNLDEIKKLVGILNPHNEAGRLNFIIRMGCDKIANSLPKLFKELKHEGFNILYSIDPMHANTVKSGNFKTREFNKIMQEVRAFFEIAMSEKVYPGGVHLEMTGQNVTECVGGSLNITQEELSKRYETQCDPRLNADQALELAFLIADLVKKARKC, encoded by the coding sequence ATGAAATGGACGAAAAATTCTTGGAAAAGCTATAAAATTCAACAACAACCACAATATCCTAATGAAAATGAATTACAAGAAGTTGTTAAGAAGCTAGAAAAATTACCACCACTGGTTTTTGCAGGTGAAGTAGATAAATTAAAAAAATCTCTTGCTAAAGTTACAAATTCACAGGCTTTTTTGCTTCAAGGAGGGGATTGTGCGGAGAGCTTTGTAAATTTTGGTGCTGATAATATAAGAGATATGTTTAAAGTTATGCTTCAAATGGCTATAGTGCTAACTTTTGCAGGATCTTGCCCTATTGTTAAAGTGGGTCGTGTTGCAGGGCAGTTTGCAAAACCAAGAAGTAGTAATTTTGAAGAAATTAATGGAGTAAAACTCCCAAGTTATCGTGGTGATATTATAAATGGTTTTGAATTTAATGAAAAATCAAGAATAGCTGATCCTAAAAGAATGTTAGAAGCATATTATCAAAGTGCTACGACTTTAAATTTATTAAGAGCTTTTTCTAGAGGTGGTTTGGCAGATTTAAGAGTGGTGCATAAGTGGAATCTAGGTTTTTTAAAAAAAGCAGAGCTTGGTAAAAAATATGATGAACTTAGTGAAAAAATCACTCAAGCTTTAGCTTTTATGCAAGCTTGTGGTATCACAGATACGCCAAATCTTTCTCAAACAGCCTTTTATACTTCTCATGAAGCTTTGCTTTTGCCATATGAAGAAGCACTAACAAGAGTAGATAGTTTAAGTGGTGAAATTTATGATTGTTCAGCTCATATGCTTTGGATAGGCGAACGCACTAGAAATGCAGATGAAGCACATGTTCATTTTCTTAGCGGAGTAAAAAATCCTTTGGGTGTAAAAATTAGTGCTAATTATAATTTAGATGAGATTAAAAAGTTGGTAGGCATTTTAAATCCGCATAATGAAGCAGGAAGATTGAATTTTATCATTCGTATGGGGTGTGATAAGATAGCAAATTCTTTACCAAAACTATTTAAAGAATTAAAACATGAAGGTTTTAATATACTTTATAGTATTGATCCTATGCATGCAAATACGGTTAAATCGGGAAATTTTAAAACAAGAGAATTTAACAAGATTATGCAAGAAGTTCGTGCATTTTTTGAAATAGCAATGAGTGAAAAAGTCTATCCTGGTGGGGTGCATTTGGAAATGACAGGGCAAAATGTAACTGAATGCGTGGGAGGCTCTTTAAATATCACTCAAGAAGAACTATCTAAACGCTATGAAACACAATGCGACCCAAGATTAAACGCTGATCAAGCTTTAGAATTAGCGTTTTTGATAGCAGACTTAGTTAAAAAGGCGAGAAAATGTTAA
- the rplS gene encoding 50S ribosomal protein L19 produces MKNKYIEQFEQKQIEGKNVPEFRAGDTLRLAIRIKEGDKTRIQNFEGICIARRGNGVDETFIVRKIGANNVGVERIFPIYSESLESISVLRRGRVRRARLFYLRDRRGKAARIKELKK; encoded by the coding sequence ATGAAAAATAAATACATTGAGCAATTTGAACAAAAACAAATTGAAGGTAAAAATGTTCCAGAATTTCGTGCTGGAGATACTTTAAGACTTGCTATTCGCATTAAAGAAGGCGATAAAACAAGAATTCAAAATTTTGAAGGCATTTGTATAGCTCGTAGAGGTAATGGTGTAGATGAAACTTTTATAGTTCGTAAAATTGGTGCTAACAATGTTGGTGTTGAGAGAATTTTCCCTATTTATAGTGAAAGTTTAGAAAGTATTAGTGTATTAAGAAGAGGGCGTGTTCGTCGTGCTAGACTATTCTATCTAAGAGATAGAAGAGGTAAGGCTGCGCGTATTAAAGAACTAAAAAAATAA
- the trmD gene encoding tRNA (guanosine(37)-N1)-methyltransferase TrmD, with translation MKYTFVSLFPKLIEPYFQTSILARAKEKKVLEFAFVNPRNFTTNKHLKVDDYKIGGGAGLLLQAQPLYDCLMYIKKQDKNVHFIFLLPCAKTFKQVDAKRLSKKDHICFVSSRYEGLDERIVEEFANEIFSIGDFILTGGELASLVMCDAISRNIKGVLGNNESLNEESFENDLLEAPSFSKPFVFEKENKKFYVPSEFLKGNHAKITALKTTLASCKTKYFRPDLYQKHERKF, from the coding sequence ATGAAATATACTTTTGTAAGTTTATTCCCAAAGCTTATTGAGCCTTATTTTCAAACTTCTATTTTAGCAAGAGCGAAAGAAAAGAAGGTTTTAGAATTTGCTTTTGTTAATCCTAGAAATTTCACCACAAATAAGCATTTAAAAGTAGATGATTATAAAATAGGTGGAGGAGCGGGGCTTTTGTTACAGGCTCAGCCTTTATATGATTGTTTAATGTATATCAAAAAGCAAGATAAAAATGTGCATTTTATTTTTCTTTTGCCTTGTGCTAAGACTTTTAAGCAAGTTGATGCTAAAAGATTAAGTAAAAAAGATCATATTTGTTTTGTTAGTAGCAGATATGAAGGTTTAGATGAGCGTATCGTAGAAGAATTTGCTAATGAAATTTTTTCTATAGGCGATTTTATACTTACAGGTGGAGAGTTGGCTTCTTTGGTAATGTGCGATGCTATAAGTCGCAATATTAAAGGTGTGCTCGGTAATAACGAAAGTTTAAATGAAGAAAGTTTCGAAAATGACTTATTAGAAGCCCCGTCATTTTCTAAACCTTTTGTTTTTGAAAAAGAAAATAAAAAATTTTATGTGCCTTCAGAGTTTTTAAAGGGAAATCACGCTAAAATCACAGCTTTAAAAACTACTTTGGCGTCTTGCAAAACGAAATATTTTCGTCCTGATTTGTATCAAAAGCATGAACGCAAATTTTAA
- the rimM gene encoding ribosome maturation factor RimM (Essential for efficient processing of 16S rRNA), with protein sequence MKNDLVQVAKLGKSVGLKGYVKLHNLSDFYEQFKIGAKFFDNHQKIYTIKAFDKIRSLVLFEGFENVEAAKTLTNIILFQTIEATKETCKLKKDEYFYFDIIGCDVIENEQKLGVVEDILENGAGFLFYIKCDDRLQTNIKNFYIPYVDKYIQKIDIENKKIFTQSALDILENS encoded by the coding sequence TTGAAGAATGATTTGGTCCAAGTTGCTAAACTTGGGAAAAGTGTTGGTTTAAAAGGTTATGTAAAGTTACATAATCTAAGTGATTTTTATGAGCAGTTTAAAATAGGTGCTAAATTTTTTGATAATCATCAAAAAATTTACACCATAAAAGCTTTTGATAAAATTAGATCTTTGGTTTTATTTGAAGGTTTTGAGAATGTTGAAGCGGCTAAAACCTTGACTAATATTATTCTTTTTCAAACTATTGAAGCTACAAAAGAAACTTGCAAATTAAAAAAAGATGAGTATTTTTATTTTGATATAATTGGATGTGATGTTATTGAAAATGAGCAAAAATTAGGTGTAGTTGAAGATATTTTAGAAAATGGAGCCGGGTTTTTATTTTATATAAAATGTGATGATAGATTGCAAACAAATATTAAAAACTTTTATATTCCTTATGTTGATAAATATATTCAAAAAATTGATATAGAAAATAAAAAAATATTTACACAATCTGCTTTGGATATTTTAGAAAATTCATGA
- a CDS encoding KH domain-containing protein, whose product MVENFLREYAKLIVDFPEKVDIQRQNLENNFAEIIIYVDPSDTGKLIGKNGKLINAIKTVIMAYKVKDVTSYRITVKAIEE is encoded by the coding sequence ATGGTTGAAAATTTTTTAAGAGAATACGCAAAATTAATTGTCGATTTTCCTGAAAAAGTTGATATACAAAGACAAAATTTAGAAAATAATTTTGCTGAAATTATCATTTATGTCGATCCATCTGATACTGGTAAGTTGATCGGAAAAAATGGAAAATTAATCAACGCAATAAAAACAGTCATTATGGCTTATAAAGTTAAAGATGTAACCTCATATCGTATAACGGTAAAAGCTATTGAAGAATGA
- the rpsP gene encoding 30S ribosomal protein S16 produces the protein MTVIRLTKMGRKKRPFYRIVVTDSRKRRDGSWIESIGYYNPMVEPEVVKFDAERLAYWKSVGAKLSDRVAAITSK, from the coding sequence ATGACAGTAATCAGACTTACAAAAATGGGACGCAAAAAAAGACCATTTTATCGTATAGTTGTAACTGATAGTAGAAAAAGACGCGATGGTAGCTGGATAGAAAGCATTGGATATTACAATCCTATGGTTGAACCTGAGGTGGTAAAATTTGATGCTGAGCGTTTAGCTTATTGGAAAAGCGTAGGTGCTAAATTAAGCGATAGAGTAGCAGCTATTACAAGCAAATAA
- the ffh gene encoding signal recognition particle protein, with protein MFEIVSESFKSAVNKLRFVDDEKALKNALDTLKKALLKADVHHKVTKELLTLVENDVKTNGIGQKQFLDSIKKNLEEILSVKGKNQGFVFASKPPTVVLMCGLQGGGKTTTTVKIANYLKLRNKKVLIAACDLQRLAAVEQLRQLTQANELDLFFIENESNPLNVAKQALEKAKNSMYDVLLVDTAGRLAIDIALMNELKEVKTILNPDEVFYVADAMSGQDGVKTASSFNEALGVTGVILSKFDADTKGGVALGIAKQIGVPLRFIGVGEKVADLEIFIPDRIVNRIMGEGDLATLAEKTAAIIDEKEAKILNKKIKKGEFNFNDFLNQMESVKKLGSMKSIIGMIPGLSSMAANIKDIDLDNSKEIVHIKAMISSMTPKERENPDLLNNARKRRIAEGAGLSQMEVNRFLKQFANAAKLAKKFSNKKGMENFMNMLQQAKRPQ; from the coding sequence GTGTTTGAGATAGTTAGTGAGTCATTTAAATCCGCGGTTAATAAACTTCGTTTTGTTGATGATGAAAAAGCTTTAAAAAATGCTCTTGATACTTTAAAAAAAGCCCTTTTAAAAGCAGATGTACATCATAAAGTTACGAAAGAATTGCTTACTTTAGTAGAAAATGATGTTAAAACTAATGGCATAGGCCAAAAACAATTTTTAGACTCAATTAAGAAAAATTTAGAAGAAATTCTTAGTGTTAAAGGTAAAAATCAAGGTTTTGTGTTTGCTAGTAAGCCACCTACGGTTGTTTTGATGTGTGGTTTGCAAGGTGGTGGTAAAACTACCACTACGGTAAAAATTGCTAATTACTTAAAGCTAAGAAATAAAAAAGTACTAATTGCTGCATGTGACTTGCAAAGATTAGCTGCGGTAGAGCAATTAAGACAACTCACTCAAGCTAATGAGCTTGATTTGTTTTTCATAGAAAATGAAAGCAATCCTTTAAATGTAGCTAAACAAGCTTTAGAAAAAGCAAAAAATTCTATGTATGATGTTTTGCTTGTAGATACTGCTGGTCGCTTGGCTATTGATATTGCTTTAATGAATGAACTTAAAGAAGTAAAGACTATTTTAAATCCTGATGAAGTATTTTATGTAGCTGATGCTATGAGTGGTCAAGATGGTGTAAAAACAGCAAGTAGCTTTAATGAAGCTTTAGGAGTTACTGGAGTTATTTTAAGTAAATTTGATGCAGATACTAAAGGTGGTGTTGCGCTAGGTATAGCTAAACAAATTGGTGTGCCTTTAAGATTTATCGGTGTGGGTGAAAAAGTAGCCGATTTAGAAATTTTCATTCCTGATAGAATTGTTAATCGTATCATGGGTGAGGGTGATTTGGCAACTTTGGCTGAAAAAACAGCAGCTATTATAGATGAAAAAGAGGCTAAAATTTTAAATAAGAAAATTAAAAAAGGTGAATTTAACTTTAATGATTTTCTAAATCAAATGGAAAGTGTTAAAAAACTTGGTAGCATGAAATCAATCATTGGTATGATACCTGGTTTGTCATCTATGGCAGCAAATATTAAAGATATTGATTTAGATAATTCTAAAGAGATTGTTCATATCAAAGCAATGATTTCATCAATGACGCCAAAAGAAAGAGAAAATCCTGATTTGTTGAATAATGCAAGAAAACGTCGTATTGCAGAGGGTGCTGGTTTATCTCAAATGGAAGTCAATCGCTTTTTAAAGCAATTTGCTAATGCGGCTAAGTTAGCAAAGAAATTTTCAAATAAAAAAGGAATGGAAAATTTTATGAATATGTTACAACAGGCTAAAAGACCGCAATAA
- a CDS encoding pseudouridine synthase family protein, which produces MQEKAYKLLAMQEKISNNTAKNLIDKGCVFAMGRKVVIARALMSPKTRFVVQKIKKAKILFEDDKIIALNKPYGEISENLEGVYNAKLINRLDKETSGVLLLSKDEEFRLRCIQEYKKQDVYKSYLAIVDGVIAEELEICEKISTIKNKNGAFSKIDKFGLEAHTQVIPLMVNAKKTLIKAIIKTGRTHQIRVHLNYIKHGIIGDEKYAKISSSRMFLHSYETHIFDYQFKALLDESFNVYGFEIKNLNF; this is translated from the coding sequence ATGCAAGAAAAAGCTTATAAATTACTTGCAATGCAAGAAAAAATTTCCAATAATACAGCAAAAAATCTAATTGATAAAGGCTGCGTTTTTGCTATGGGTAGAAAGGTTGTTATAGCTAGAGCTTTAATGAGCCCTAAAACAAGATTTGTTGTGCAAAAAATCAAGAAAGCGAAAATACTTTTTGAAGATGATAAAATCATAGCTTTAAACAAGCCTTATGGAGAGATCAGTGAGAATTTAGAAGGTGTTTATAATGCTAAATTAATTAACAGACTTGATAAAGAAACAAGTGGCGTGTTGCTTTTAAGTAAGGATGAGGAATTTAGACTAAGATGTATTCAAGAGTATAAAAAGCAAGATGTTTATAAAAGTTATTTAGCTATTGTTGATGGAGTGATTGCTGAGGAACTTGAAATTTGTGAAAAAATTTCTACAATAAAAAATAAAAACGGTGCTTTTAGTAAAATTGATAAATTTGGTTTGGAAGCTCATACTCAAGTTATTCCTTTAATGGTAAATGCTAAAAAAACTTTAATTAAAGCGATTATAAAAACAGGTAGAACGCATCAAATTAGAGTACATTTAAATTATATTAAACATGGTATTATAGGCGATGAAAAATATGCAAAAATTAGCTCTTCTAGAATGTTTTTACACTCTTATGAAACGCATATTTTTGATTATCAATTTAAAGCCTTGCTTGATGAGAGCTTTAATGTTTATGGTTTTGAAATAAAAAATTTAAATTTTTAA
- the waaA gene encoding lipid IV(A) 3-deoxy-D-manno-octulosonic acid transferase, with protein sequence MIFFYYIFAVMIYIITAPFLLALSFCKEKYKKSLKSRFFLYKNLKQKQGDVYFHACSFGEIKSISPLIKLFPTCKISTITQTGFSEALRYSKKVNFFPFEIFIPFWMTSCKVLVIFEAELWLMLVFMAKFYNAKVILLNARISDKSLKNYKRFSFFYRLVFKYIDVVFAQSQKDKQRLECLGARNVIAYKNIKANIRQEQVKNYSKPKGRIIVFASTHENEEQLLLNEIKLEENDKLIIAPRHPERFGEVERVLKDFCQKNHYNMQKFSDFTLSENEFVIFFKSKCLLLDTLGELESFYKISDVVFLCGSFVENIGGHNPIEAARWNNIIISGKYYFNQESLYQEVDDLYICENVKDINNFLKQKLLQARVKEQNDLSEIILSIKEGLDARKSL encoded by the coding sequence TTGATTTTTTTTTATTATATTTTTGCTGTGATGATATATATAATCACAGCACCTTTTTTGCTGGCTTTAAGTTTTTGCAAGGAAAAATATAAAAAATCTTTAAAATCAAGATTTTTTCTTTACAAAAATTTAAAGCAAAAGCAAGGTGATGTATATTTTCATGCTTGTTCTTTTGGTGAAATTAAAAGCATTTCTCCTTTGATAAAACTTTTTCCAACTTGTAAAATTTCAACTATTACTCAAACCGGTTTTAGCGAAGCTTTAAGATATTCTAAAAAAGTAAATTTTTTTCCATTTGAAATTTTCATACCTTTTTGGATGACTTCTTGTAAAGTTTTGGTTATTTTCGAGGCAGAACTTTGGCTTATGCTTGTTTTTATGGCTAAATTTTATAATGCAAAAGTGATTTTATTAAATGCTAGAATAAGTGATAAATCTTTAAAAAATTATAAGCGTTTTAGTTTTTTTTATCGTTTAGTTTTTAAATATATAGATGTTGTGTTTGCACAAAGCCAAAAAGATAAGCAAAGGCTAGAATGTTTGGGTGCTAGAAATGTTATTGCGTATAAAAATATTAAAGCAAATATAAGACAAGAGCAGGTGAAAAATTATTCAAAGCCTAAAGGCAGAATTATTGTATTTGCTAGCACGCATGAAAATGAAGAGCAATTATTGCTTAATGAAATTAAATTAGAAGAAAATGATAAATTAATTATTGCTCCAAGACATCCGGAGCGTTTTGGCGAGGTTGAAAGGGTTTTAAAAGATTTTTGTCAAAAAAATCACTATAATATGCAAAAATTTTCAGACTTTACTTTAAGCGAAAATGAATTTGTAATTTTTTTTAAGAGCAAATGTTTATTGCTAGATACTTTGGGTGAGCTTGAGAGTTTTTATAAAATTAGCGATGTGGTTTTCTTGTGTGGTTCTTTTGTGGAAAATATAGGTGGACATAACCCTATAGAAGCAGCTAGGTGGAATAATATTATTATTTCAGGAAAATATTATTTTAATCAAGAAAGTTTATATCAAGAAGTTGATGATTTATATATTTGTGAAAATGTAAAAGATATAAACAATTTTTTAAAGCAAAAGCTATTGCAAGCACGAGTTAAAGAACAAAATGATTTAAGTGAAATTATATTAAGTATAAAAGAAGGTTTAGATGCAAGAAAAAGCTTATAA
- a CDS encoding zinc ribbon domain-containing protein: MNKYLEQLIALSQIDKELDGFTHRVDNATKDLKEKRALLDKTEDEINTFDKDIKDLENQKNQNNIHIAEFGTKIKELAKKSAAVKTEKEANALKIEEDIAKEQLDAANEEIERLDKILENKEKFKQELQTKRTELENEVDQIDAQTKAVLVDIEKERLEIYDKKVKLVGEINQKVLTFYEKIRKWAGNSAVVPVKKHACYGCFMRIYDKTYLAVLKGDEIVTCPHCGRILFKEKEENQN; encoded by the coding sequence ATGAATAAATATTTAGAACAACTTATAGCTTTATCACAAATAGATAAAGAATTAGATGGTTTCACTCATAGAGTAGATAATGCAACTAAAGATTTAAAAGAAAAAAGAGCATTGCTTGATAAAACAGAAGATGAAATTAATACTTTTGATAAAGATATAAAAGATTTGGAAAACCAAAAAAACCAAAATAATATCCATATAGCAGAATTTGGAACTAAAATTAAAGAATTGGCAAAAAAAAGTGCAGCAGTTAAAACTGAAAAAGAAGCAAATGCTTTAAAAATTGAAGAAGATATAGCCAAAGAACAGCTTGATGCAGCAAATGAAGAAATAGAAAGATTAGATAAAATATTAGAAAATAAAGAAAAATTTAAACAAGAATTGCAAACAAAAAGAACTGAGCTTGAAAATGAAGTGGATCAAATAGACGCACAAACCAAAGCAGTATTGGTGGATATTGAAAAAGAAAGATTAGAAATTTATGATAAAAAAGTAAAATTAGTGGGCGAGATAAACCAAAAAGTTCTAACTTTTTATGAAAAAATTAGAAAATGGGCTGGAAATAGTGCTGTAGTTCCAGTAAAAAAACATGCTTGCTATGGTTGTTTTATGAGAATTTATGATAAAACTTATTTAGCGGTTTTAAAAGGTGATGAGATTGTTACTTGTCCGCATTGTGGAAGAATTTTATTTAAAGAAAAAGAAGAAAATCAAAATTGA
- a CDS encoding Nif3-like dinuclear metal center hexameric protein, translating to MKIKEIYDYLDTISPFETQSSWDNSGLLLGNFNQEIDKIYLALDVDMHLIENASENSLFIVHHPLIFKGLKNLSGEFYPQKLITKMIQKNIALIAMHTNFDLSHLNTYFTSEILRFKIKEQNEFLIYCDVDFKFNELISHVKQILKLNYIRVVKAHDNQIKTLAICTGSGGDLISNVKADCFLSGDFKYHQAMQSYHNKLSLIDIGHYESELCFGEILAKDLQKFHLEVIISVSKNPFQYF from the coding sequence ATGAAAATTAAAGAAATTTATGATTATTTAGATACTATTAGTCCCTTTGAAACACAAAGTTCTTGGGATAATAGTGGTTTGTTACTTGGAAATTTTAATCAAGAAATAGACAAAATATATCTTGCTCTTGATGTAGATATGCATTTAATTGAAAACGCAAGTGAAAATTCACTATTTATAGTTCATCATCCTTTGATTTTTAAAGGTTTAAAAAATTTAAGTGGTGAATTTTATCCACAAAAACTCATTACAAAAATGATACAAAAGAATATAGCCTTAATTGCTATGCATACAAATTTTGACCTAAGTCATTTAAATACTTATTTTACAAGTGAAATCTTAAGATTTAAAATCAAAGAGCAGAATGAATTTTTGATTTATTGTGATGTTGATTTTAAATTTAATGAGTTAATATCGCATGTAAAACAAATATTAAAACTTAATTATATTAGAGTAGTAAAAGCTCATGATAACCAAATTAAAACTTTGGCTATTTGTACGGGGAGTGGTGGAGATTTAATTTCTAATGTAAAAGCAGATTGTTTTTTGAGTGGAGATTTTAAATACCATCAAGCTATGCAAAGTTATCATAATAAACTTAGTTTAATTGATATAGGTCATTATGAAAGTGAGTTATGTTTTGGTGAAATTTTAGCAAAAGATTTGCAAAAATTTCATTTAGAAGTTATAATATCAGTTTCAAAAAATCCATTTCAATATTTTTAA